One Halarcobacter ebronensis genomic window carries:
- a CDS encoding EAL domain-containing protein translates to MISNVSILKNITILYAEDEEALREITLNILKGFTKKQFVAQNGAEGLELFKQNESEIDLIITDVNMPIMNGLEMIREIKRINPNIPIIVATAFSNTEYLLEAIDIGVDKYVLKPIDMKKLLQLMSQSLLYHELKDLYIDNLTHLPNRNKLKKDLEDSNKDLIAMINIDKFSTINDLFGEHNGDQVLLKFSDTLQKYFNKELFSIYRVEADKFLVISREYDLDTQEFYNLCKKFEDFIEEDPVCIDEHEIDLNITIGIAKSSDGNAYKYAQRVIAYARKKFEPILIYNDSFNIQESFEENIKWIKKIRNGVRNGNFKAYFQPIVDTKTKEVYKYEALVRYIDDDGTVVSPYTFLDIAKKAKLYPNIIKIMINEAFNLIKNKDKRVAVNISFEDIASAATMSYVYNVIENNKEYASKLEFEILESEEISDFSEVFKFIENMKKYECKIGVDDFGAGYSNFNMLVNLDIDFVKIDGSLIRGINESRNQQIIVRTIDEFAKKFGFKTVAEFVSDENIYNEVKEIGVSYSQGYYFDAPLSYSEIS, encoded by the coding sequence ATGATATCAAATGTATCGATACTAAAAAATATAACAATTTTATACGCAGAAGATGAAGAGGCTCTAAGAGAGATAACCTTAAATATTTTAAAGGGTTTTACAAAGAAGCAATTTGTCGCGCAAAATGGTGCTGAAGGTTTAGAACTATTCAAGCAAAATGAATCAGAGATTGATTTAATTATCACAGATGTTAATATGCCTATTATGAATGGTCTTGAGATGATTAGAGAGATAAAAAGAATAAATCCAAACATTCCTATAATTGTAGCAACTGCATTTTCTAATACCGAATACCTTTTAGAAGCAATTGATATTGGGGTTGATAAATATGTTCTAAAACCAATTGATATGAAAAAACTTCTACAATTGATGAGTCAATCTCTTTTATACCATGAGTTAAAAGATTTATATATTGACAATCTAACACATCTTCCAAATAGAAATAAATTAAAAAAAGATTTAGAGGATTCTAATAAAGATTTAATTGCAATGATAAACATTGACAAGTTCTCTACAATAAATGACCTTTTTGGAGAACATAATGGGGACCAAGTCTTACTTAAATTCTCTGATACCCTACAAAAATATTTTAATAAAGAGTTATTCTCGATCTATAGAGTTGAAGCGGATAAATTTTTAGTAATCTCAAGAGAGTACGATTTAGATACCCAGGAGTTTTACAACCTTTGTAAAAAATTTGAAGATTTTATTGAAGAGGATCCTGTTTGTATTGATGAGCATGAGATTGATTTGAATATTACAATTGGTATTGCAAAAAGTAGTGATGGAAATGCCTATAAATATGCTCAAAGAGTTATCGCATATGCAAGAAAAAAATTTGAACCTATTTTAATTTACAATGACTCTTTTAATATCCAAGAATCTTTTGAAGAGAATATTAAATGGATTAAAAAGATTAGAAATGGTGTAAGAAACGGTAACTTCAAAGCCTACTTCCAACCAATTGTTGATACAAAAACAAAAGAGGTTTATAAATACGAAGCCTTAGTTAGATATATTGATGATGATGGTACAGTTGTATCTCCATACACATTTTTAGATATTGCAAAAAAAGCAAAGCTTTATCCAAATATTATAAAAATCATGATAAATGAGGCCTTTAATCTTATTAAAAATAAAGATAAAAGAGTTGCAGTTAATATCTCTTTTGAAGATATTGCAAGTGCTGCAACAATGAGTTATGTCTATAATGTAATAGAAAACAACAAAGAGTATGCTTCTAAATTAGAGTTTGAAATTTTAGAATCTGAAGAGATTTCTGATTTTTCTGAGGTTTTTAAATTTATTGAAAATATGAAAAAATATGAGTGTAAAATCGGAGTTGATGACTTTGGTGCAGGATACTCAAACTTTAATATGCTTGTAAATTTGGATATTGATTTTGTAAAAATTGATGGCTCTTTAATTAGAGGAATTAATGAATCAAGAAACCAACAAATCATTGTAAGAACAATAGATGAGTTTGCTAAAAAATTTGGATTTAAAACTGTTGCAGAGTTTGTATCAGATGAAAATATCTATAATGAAGTAAAAGAGATTGGAGTAAGTTACTCTCAAGGGTACTATTTTGATGCCCCTTTAAGTTATAGTGAAATTAGTTAA
- a CDS encoding heavy metal translocating P-type ATPase produces the protein MADVKCNHCHLVFDEKVMIKEGELNFCCKGCQGVYHILKDDGLDSFYEKLGNKTIAPPIEVEDDVERFDTKSFEDTFIKTTENGYNKIDLIIEGIHCAACVWLNEKVLFETEGIISADINFTNNKAKIVWDNEKIKLSQIILKIRSIGYNAYAYDSTVADEQAAKSKRDYFIRMMVAVFASVNIMMLSVAKYTGFFTGIDEQIREYIHIAELVFTTPVLFYSGWIFFRGAYYGLRNRVLNMDFLVSSGATLTYIYSLYVLFGGKGESYFDSVTMIITFVLVGKYLEVIGKKSAVDTLDKIKSSIPLEATVVKDGVKKAIALNNIELGDIIEIRSGEKVCIDGKIISGEGTFDESSLTGESVPVFKKMGDTIYSGTINNDALIRYETTKTYKDSTLNSIVTLLEDSLSSKPEIEYKANEVSKGFTVSILSLSLLTFLVWYFFGLDLGFDYENTNHFEKSFIVAISVIVIACPCALALATPIASLIGISELAKKGLLFKEAKFIETMAKANTLVMDKTGTITKGELKVKKARILDDNIHKLNLLYSLLDASSHPISKSVKKYLLKKYDNLELKNIIDVKNIQAKGMVAKYTNVDDKLFHIIGGNMELIKDNRINYNFESQNSVYIFAINRRVIATFELADEIREDAKELVENLKAEGLDIVMLTGDNESVAKNVASKVGIKKVVSNIDPIGKANYIKKLREEGKIVVMAGDGINDSVALASSDVSIAMGNSADITISVSDIVLLNSSLKSLNFAFMISKRTYKFIKENLLLSLIYNMITIPLAMAGFVIPLVAALSMSLSSLLVVANSMRIKLKG, from the coding sequence GTGGCTGATGTTAAATGTAATCACTGTCATCTTGTGTTTGACGAGAAAGTGATGATTAAAGAGGGAGAACTAAATTTTTGTTGTAAAGGGTGTCAAGGAGTTTATCATATCTTAAAAGATGATGGACTTGACTCATTTTATGAAAAGCTAGGAAACAAAACAATAGCTCCACCAATTGAAGTTGAAGATGATGTTGAAAGATTCGATACAAAAAGCTTTGAAGATACTTTTATAAAAACTACAGAAAATGGTTATAACAAGATTGACTTAATTATTGAAGGTATTCATTGTGCCGCTTGTGTTTGGTTAAATGAAAAAGTTCTTTTTGAAACAGAGGGTATAATTAGTGCGGATATAAACTTCACAAACAACAAAGCTAAAATTGTTTGGGACAATGAAAAAATAAAACTTTCACAAATTATTTTAAAAATTAGAAGTATTGGTTACAATGCCTATGCTTATGACTCAACAGTAGCAGATGAACAAGCTGCAAAATCAAAAAGAGACTATTTTATAAGAATGATGGTTGCCGTTTTTGCAAGTGTTAATATTATGATGCTTTCAGTTGCCAAATATACTGGATTTTTTACAGGAATCGATGAACAAATAAGAGAGTATATACATATTGCAGAGCTTGTATTTACAACACCAGTTCTTTTTTATTCAGGATGGATTTTCTTTAGGGGTGCATATTATGGTTTAAGAAACCGAGTTTTAAATATGGACTTTTTAGTTAGTTCAGGAGCTACTCTTACATATATTTACTCACTTTATGTTCTTTTTGGAGGAAAAGGGGAGAGCTATTTTGACTCTGTAACTATGATTATTACCTTTGTCTTAGTTGGTAAATATTTAGAAGTTATTGGAAAGAAAAGTGCAGTTGATACTTTGGATAAAATTAAAAGTTCTATTCCCCTTGAAGCAACTGTAGTAAAAGATGGAGTTAAAAAAGCAATTGCACTAAATAATATTGAATTGGGTGATATTATTGAGATAAGAAGTGGAGAAAAAGTTTGCATTGATGGAAAAATCATTAGTGGTGAAGGAACTTTTGATGAGTCAAGTTTAACAGGTGAATCTGTTCCTGTATTTAAAAAGATGGGAGATACAATATATAGTGGAACTATCAATAATGATGCACTAATTAGATATGAAACAACAAAAACATATAAAGACTCAACACTTAATTCAATAGTAACCCTTCTTGAGGATTCTTTGAGTTCAAAACCAGAGATAGAGTATAAAGCAAATGAAGTTTCAAAAGGGTTTACAGTTTCAATTTTATCCCTTTCATTACTTACTTTTTTGGTTTGGTACTTTTTTGGTTTAGATTTAGGCTTTGATTATGAAAATACAAACCATTTTGAAAAATCATTTATTGTTGCAATCTCTGTAATTGTTATTGCTTGTCCTTGTGCTTTAGCTTTAGCAACTCCTATTGCAAGTTTGATTGGTATCTCTGAACTTGCTAAAAAAGGGCTTCTGTTTAAGGAGGCAAAATTTATAGAGACCATGGCAAAGGCTAATACTTTGGTTATGGATAAAACTGGAACAATAACAAAAGGTGAGCTAAAAGTTAAAAAAGCAAGAATTTTAGATGATAATATTCACAAATTAAATCTTCTTTATTCCCTTTTAGATGCTTCAAGCCACCCCATTTCAAAATCTGTAAAAAAATATCTTTTGAAAAAGTATGATAATTTGGAACTTAAAAATATTATAGATGTTAAAAATATTCAAGCAAAAGGTATGGTTGCTAAATATACAAATGTAGATGATAAACTATTTCATATTATTGGTGGGAATATGGAACTAATAAAAGATAATAGAATCAACTACAACTTTGAGAGCCAAAACTCTGTATATATTTTTGCTATAAATAGAAGAGTTATTGCAACCTTTGAACTTGCAGATGAGATAAGAGAAGATGCAAAAGAGTTAGTAGAAAATCTAAAAGCAGAAGGTTTAGATATTGTAATGCTAACAGGAGACAATGAGAGTGTAGCAAAAAATGTTGCTTCAAAAGTAGGAATTAAAAAAGTTGTCTCTAATATTGATCCAATAGGGAAAGCAAACTATATTAAAAAGCTAAGAGAAGAGGGTAAAATAGTTGTTATGGCAGGAGATGGGATAAACGATTCTGTCGCTTTAGCTAGTTCTGATGTCTCTATTGCAATGGGGAACTCAGCAGATATTACAATCTCTGTTTCAGATATAGTTTTATTAAATAGTTCATTAAAGAGTCTTAATTTTGCATTTATGATCTCTAAAAGAACATATAAGTTTATAAAAGAAAACCTGCTATTATCTTTGATTTACAATATGATTACAATTCCTCTTGCAATGGCTGGATTTGTAATACCATTAGTTGCTGCACTATCTATGAGTTTAAGTTCACTATTAGTTGTTGCAAACTCAATGAGAATCAAATTAAAAGGTTAG
- the ccoS gene encoding cbb3-type cytochrome oxidase assembly protein CcoS gives MINDTLLMMLVVGVILSFAVLGMFIWGAKGGQFDDSEKMMGGLLFDSTEDLNDAVKKEDKKKEAQKSQKKSEPQE, from the coding sequence ATGATAAATGACACTCTTTTAATGATGTTAGTTGTTGGAGTTATACTCTCTTTTGCAGTCTTAGGTATGTTTATTTGGGGTGCAAAGGGTGGACAGTTTGATGATAGTGAAAAGATGATGGGGGGTCTTCTTTTTGATAGTACTGAAGATTTAAATGATGCAGTAAAAAAAGAGGATAAGAAAAAAGAGGCTCAAAAAAGCCAAAAAAAAAGTGAACCACAAGAGTAG
- a CDS encoding c-type cytochrome: MKKIVLGTMIAAASLMAASYAPCAACHGAAAEKAALGKSQVIKGWPVEKTVAALKGYKDGSYGGAMKGVMKGQVARLSDADIEDLAKQIAAF; encoded by the coding sequence ATGAAGAAAATTGTTTTAGGAACAATGATTGCTGCTGCATCTTTAATGGCTGCTAGCTATGCACCTTGTGCTGCATGTCATGGGGCTGCTGCTGAAAAAGCTGCACTAGGGAAATCACAAGTAATCAAAGGTTGGCCAGTTGAAAAAACTGTTGCTGCTTTAAAAGGTTACAAAGATGGATCTTATGGTGGAGCAATGAAAGGTGTTATGAAAGGTCAAGTTGCAAGACTTTCTGACGCAGACATTGAAGATTTAGCAAAACAAATTGCTGCATTTTAA
- a CDS encoding ATP-binding cassette domain-containing protein, which produces MSKKEALTIDNLTFGYDKEKLIYKDFNLILNRGELVSIVGSSGSGKSTLFELICKNLTPLKGKINVGRISSIYQDPYNSFHPSFTILEQLKDVVHKDLKVLKEELKKRLDQLSLDIKLLDKKPHELSGGQLQRCSILRALLMQPELLLVDEPTSALDNIIAVEVMKLIIEQLNNCAILLITHDMTLAKWCSDKIINLNEI; this is translated from the coding sequence ATGAGCAAAAAAGAGGCACTTACGATAGATAATTTAACTTTTGGGTATGATAAAGAGAAGTTAATTTATAAAGATTTTAATCTGATTTTGAATAGAGGTGAATTAGTATCAATAGTTGGATCAAGTGGAAGTGGGAAAAGCACTTTATTTGAACTAATATGTAAAAATCTTACTCCTTTAAAAGGAAAGATAAATGTTGGTAGAATAAGTTCAATTTATCAAGATCCGTATAACTCTTTTCATCCCTCATTTACTATTTTAGAACAATTAAAAGATGTTGTACATAAAGATTTAAAAGTTTTAAAGGAAGAGCTTAAAAAAAGGCTTGATCAGCTCTCTTTAGATATAAAACTACTTGATAAAAAACCACATGAATTAAGTGGAGGACAGCTTCAAAGATGTTCTATATTAAGAGCTTTATTAATGCAACCAGAACTTTTACTTGTGGATGAACCAACTTCAGCTTTGGATAATATTATTGCAGTTGAGGTTATGAAGTTAATAATTGAACAATTAAATAATTGTGCAATACTGTTGATTACACATGACATGACACTTGCAAAATGGTGCAGTGACAAGATTATAAATTTGAATGAAATTTAA
- the hemH gene encoding ferrochelatase, producing the protein MKECKKSLVLLNMGGARNKNELELFLTNMFNDKNILTVKSNFLRSLIAKFIVKSRKDSAWENYEKIGNRSPINPLTEKLVHRLNDELDEVCVHQAMRYTPPFANEVVKELENKKAKDVILFPMYPQYSTTTTKSSVEDFIEAAGRKFHIEVIEPFYQNRTFNEAIVDTIKNSVEKYEEYNLIFSAHGLPQKIVDSGDPYEKQINEHVEILSAILKEKKINFKSISLAYQSKVGPLKWLEPSLDDALTKYRNEKVLIYPIAFLIDNSETDFELSIEYKEKAQEIGVLDYKVCKCLNDSDLFIKAIKEICNLK; encoded by the coding sequence ATAAAAGAGTGTAAAAAGAGTTTAGTTCTTTTAAATATGGGTGGAGCAAGAAATAAGAATGAATTAGAGCTTTTTTTAACAAATATGTTTAATGATAAAAATATCTTAACTGTAAAAAGCAATTTCCTGCGATCTTTGATTGCTAAATTTATTGTAAAATCAAGAAAAGACTCAGCTTGGGAAAACTATGAAAAAATTGGAAATAGATCTCCTATAAATCCTTTAACAGAAAAATTGGTTCATAGATTAAATGATGAATTAGATGAGGTTTGTGTACATCAAGCAATGAGATATACTCCTCCTTTTGCAAATGAGGTTGTAAAAGAACTTGAAAATAAAAAAGCAAAAGATGTGATACTTTTTCCTATGTATCCCCAATACTCTACAACTACAACAAAATCTTCTGTTGAAGATTTTATTGAGGCTGCTGGAAGAAAGTTTCATATTGAGGTGATTGAACCTTTTTATCAAAATAGAACTTTTAATGAAGCTATTGTTGATACAATTAAAAATAGTGTTGAAAAGTATGAAGAGTATAATTTAATCTTTTCAGCCCATGGGCTCCCTCAAAAAATTGTAGATAGTGGTGATCCTTATGAAAAACAGATAAATGAACATGTTGAAATTTTATCTGCAATTTTAAAAGAGAAAAAGATAAATTTCAAATCTATCTCTTTGGCATATCAATCAAAAGTTGGACCTTTAAAATGGCTTGAACCTTCCCTTGATGACGCTTTAACAAAATATAGAAATGAGAAAGTTCTTATCTATCCAATTGCTTTTTTGATTGATAACTCTGAAACAGATTTTGAATTAAGTATTGAGTATAAAGAGAAAGCCCAAGAGATAGGAGTTTTAGATTATAAAGTTTGTAAATGTTTAAATGATAGTGATCTTTTTATCAAAGCAATAAAAGAGATATGTAACCTTAAATAA
- the amrA gene encoding AmmeMemoRadiSam system protein A, translated as MSEKNRVLLKIAKEAIETTFENKKVNKESYLENYDFLKEQEATFVTLTLNGKLRGCIGSLIAHRTLFDDLINNAKAAAFSDPRFNPLTKNEFEKIRIEISILTKPEPLEYKDFEDLKSKLIPKKHGVILQLDGHRATFLPQVWDELSTFEEFMVHLCQKAGLNPQKLSTYPKIETYEAIKIKE; from the coding sequence GTGAGTGAAAAAAATAGAGTTTTACTTAAAATTGCAAAAGAAGCAATAGAAACTACTTTTGAAAATAAAAAGGTAAATAAAGAGAGCTATTTAGAAAATTATGATTTTTTAAAAGAACAAGAAGCAACCTTTGTAACTCTAACACTAAATGGCAAATTAAGGGGTTGTATTGGCTCTTTAATTGCCCATAGAACTCTTTTTGATGATCTTATAAATAATGCAAAAGCAGCAGCTTTTTCTGATCCTAGATTTAATCCTTTAACTAAAAATGAGTTTGAAAAAATAAGAATTGAGATATCAATATTAACAAAACCAGAGCCATTAGAGTATAAAGATTTTGAAGATTTAAAAAGTAAACTAATACCCAAAAAACATGGAGTAATTCTTCAGCTTGATGGTCATAGGGCTACTTTTTTACCACAAGTTTGGGATGAGTTATCAACTTTTGAAGAGTTTATGGTTCATTTGTGTCAAAAAGCTGGATTAAATCCGCAAAAACTCTCAACATATCCTAAAATAGAAACCTACGAAGCAATAAAAATAAAAGAGTAA
- the amrS gene encoding AmmeMemoRadiSam system radical SAM enzyme encodes MNYYKSSSTDSSKLICLLCSHYCELKENQVGVCGVNKNNGKEIECLVYGHVSAFNIDPIEKKPLYHFLPGSKSLSLGTVGCNFHCNYCQNYGISQEKNIDKSNYISPKEIVEIALQRGCESISYTYNEPTIFYPFAKDISLEAKKRGLKSVFVSNGYESSEVIDDMKGLIDAANIDLKSFNANYYKTKLGGDLEKVLKNLIHFKKNGIWLEITTLLVPTRNDSDEEIRNIAKFIKENLGVNVPWHISAFHPDFKELTLPKTSLQSLKSAYEIAKEENLNYVYIGNIGFENNTFCDNCGNKLISREYFNVKSYRVENGNCNNCRKPLEGIFKE; translated from the coding sequence ATGAACTATTACAAAAGCTCTTCTACAGACTCTTCTAAACTTATATGCCTTTTATGTTCACACTATTGCGAACTAAAAGAGAATCAAGTTGGAGTTTGTGGTGTTAATAAAAACAACGGAAAAGAGATTGAATGTTTGGTATATGGACATGTAAGTGCTTTTAATATCGACCCAATAGAGAAAAAACCTCTTTATCACTTTTTGCCTGGTTCAAAATCTTTGTCACTTGGGACAGTTGGATGTAACTTTCATTGTAACTATTGTCAAAACTATGGAATATCCCAAGAGAAAAATATAGATAAATCAAACTATATTTCACCTAAAGAGATTGTTGAGATTGCTTTACAAAGGGGCTGTGAATCTATCTCTTATACATACAACGAACCAACAATTTTTTATCCCTTTGCAAAAGATATTTCCCTTGAAGCAAAAAAGAGAGGTTTAAAATCAGTTTTTGTAAGTAATGGATATGAAAGTAGTGAGGTAATAGATGATATGAAAGGTTTAATTGATGCTGCAAATATTGATTTAAAATCTTTTAATGCCAACTACTACAAAACAAAACTAGGTGGAGATTTAGAAAAAGTTTTAAAAAATTTAATACACTTCAAGAAAAATGGAATTTGGCTAGAGATTACTACTTTGCTTGTTCCAACAAGAAATGATTCTGATGAAGAAATAAGAAATATAGCAAAATTTATAAAAGAGAATTTGGGAGTGAATGTTCCTTGGCATATTTCTGCTTTTCATCCTGATTTCAAAGAGTTAACTCTTCCAAAAACCTCTTTACAAAGTCTAAAAAGTGCTTATGAAATAGCAAAAGAAGAGAACTTGAATTATGTTTATATAGGAAATATTGGTTTTGAAAACAATACTTTTTGTGATAATTGTGGCAATAAATTAATCTCAAGAGAGTATTTCAATGTAAAATCATATAGAGTAGAAAATGGCAATTGCAATAATTGTAGAAAACCACTAGAAGGGATTTTTAAGGAGTAG
- the amrB gene encoding AmmeMemoRadiSam system protein B: protein MGQREMAVAGSFYPKSKEEIDKFIEYFNQSFSLKNASDNLKVRAIIVPHAGYIYSGFTANLAYNLSSKNRYKRVVVIGPSHKIYIEGASIALYESFKTPLGDLKIDLEYSLKLKEAYSFLTFIPEAHKEHSTETQAPFIKNYFEDIKIVELVYGKLDFNELSKLVDELLENKDNLIVISTDLSHFYKLEEAKRLDNICLNAILKRDLELFDKGCEACGKVGVKALVKSSIKKDLEFELLHYCTSYDRTKDDTSVVGYSSFLLKEKV from the coding sequence ATGGGTCAAAGAGAGATGGCTGTTGCAGGAAGTTTTTATCCAAAAAGCAAAGAAGAGATAGATAAGTTTATAGAGTATTTTAACCAGAGTTTTTCTTTGAAAAATGCTAGTGATAACTTAAAGGTTAGAGCAATTATTGTGCCACATGCTGGATATATCTATAGTGGTTTTACTGCAAACTTGGCTTACAATCTCTCTTCAAAAAATAGATATAAAAGAGTTGTTGTGATTGGACCTAGCCATAAAATCTATATAGAAGGAGCTTCAATTGCCCTTTATGAGAGTTTTAAAACACCCCTTGGAGATTTAAAAATAGATTTAGAGTACTCTTTAAAACTAAAAGAAGCTTATTCTTTTTTAACTTTTATACCAGAAGCCCACAAGGAACACTCTACTGAGACCCAAGCTCCTTTTATTAAAAACTATTTTGAAGATATAAAAATAGTTGAGCTTGTATATGGAAAACTTGATTTTAATGAGTTGTCAAAATTAGTAGATGAACTTTTAGAAAATAAAGATAATTTAATAGTTATTAGTACAGATTTAAGTCATTTTTATAAACTTGAAGAGGCAAAGAGATTAGATAATATCTGTCTTAATGCTATTTTAAAAAGAGATTTAGAGCTTTTTGATAAGGGGTGTGAAGCTTGTGGAAAAGTTGGAGTAAAAGCTTTAGTTAAATCTTCAATAAAAAAAGATTTAGAGTTTGAACTACTTCATTACTGTACAAGTTATGATAGAACAAAAGATGATACAAGTGTTGTTGGATATAGTTCATTTTTATTAAAAGAGAAGGTTTAA
- a CDS encoding ElyC/SanA/YdcF family protein: protein MLFALKKLISIFFMPFSISMILLFIALFYLLLNRYTKAKLFLILTFLWTFLISYEPFSNSLINSLETKYNSYLNIDSKIEYVLVLGNDHETDEKRSVVSQMSRTGLTRLNEGIRIYRKLENAKLIVSGYGGKDKTPHAIMAKNTALALGVEGNNILTQEEAKDTIEEAKYAKERIGDKTFVLVTSASHMPRAMNIFKSFGLNPIAAPTDYHSKAKVDYLSFPEAANISKTSLAFHEYLGEIWFKFSQKINFYLN, encoded by the coding sequence ATGTTATTTGCCCTTAAGAAACTTATTTCAATATTTTTTATGCCTTTTTCCATCTCTATGATACTGCTTTTTATTGCACTTTTTTATCTTCTTTTAAATAGATATACAAAAGCAAAACTTTTTTTAATCCTAACATTTCTTTGGACTTTTTTAATCTCTTATGAACCTTTTTCTAACTCTTTAATAAACTCTTTAGAGACAAAATATAACTCATATTTGAATATAGATTCTAAAATAGAGTATGTCTTAGTTTTAGGCAATGATCATGAAACAGATGAGAAACGTTCTGTTGTTTCACAGATGTCAAGAACAGGTTTAACTAGATTAAATGAAGGTATTAGAATCTATAGGAAACTAGAAAATGCAAAACTCATTGTATCTGGATATGGGGGAAAAGATAAAACACCCCATGCTATTATGGCAAAAAATACTGCTCTTGCTTTAGGTGTAGAAGGGAATAATATCTTAACACAAGAAGAGGCAAAAGATACAATAGAAGAGGCAAAATATGCCAAAGAGAGAATTGGAGACAAAACTTTTGTTTTAGTAACTTCAGCTTCACATATGCCAAGGGCAATGAATATTTTTAAATCTTTTGGTCTAAATCCAATTGCAGCTCCAACAGACTATCATAGTAAAGCAAAGGTTGATTATTTATCTTTTCCTGAAGCCGCTAATATATCTAAAACATCACTTGCCTTTCATGAATATTTAGGAGAGATTTGGTTTAAATTTTCCCAAAAAATTAACTTTTATCTAAATTGA
- a CDS encoding metal ABC transporter ATP-binding protein, whose protein sequence is MNKLIEIKELSYRYENVNVLERINLDILDNDFLAIIGPNGGGKSTLLKLILNLLKVKNGTVIKNIKNEEIGYVPQNTNLNTDFPITALEVVLMGHKITKKKLFGYCKEDIACAMDSLKKVEMQDYANSKIGDLSGGQRQRVFIARALCTTPKVMLLDEPTASIDVKGQKEIYELLKELNKKICIVVVSHDISVLLNYAKNVAHINKTLVYHHLKVDDSIEICDEHLCEVELLSALGKTEICCNHTHGVH, encoded by the coding sequence ATGAATAAATTAATAGAGATAAAAGAGCTTTCTTATAGATATGAAAATGTTAATGTATTGGAAAGAATAAATTTAGATATTTTAGATAATGATTTTTTAGCTATTATTGGTCCTAATGGTGGCGGAAAATCAACTCTTTTAAAACTTATACTCAATCTATTAAAAGTTAAAAATGGAACAGTAATTAAAAATATTAAAAATGAAGAGATAGGTTATGTTCCACAAAATACAAATTTAAATACAGATTTTCCTATAACTGCTTTAGAAGTAGTTTTAATGGGGCATAAAATTACAAAGAAAAAACTTTTTGGATATTGTAAAGAGGATATTGCTTGTGCAATGGATTCTCTAAAAAAAGTTGAAATGCAAGATTATGCAAATAGTAAAATAGGGGATTTAAGTGGAGGACAAAGACAAAGGGTATTTATTGCAAGAGCTCTTTGTACCACACCTAAAGTTATGCTTTTGGATGAACCCACAGCAAGTATTGATGTAAAGGGTCAAAAAGAGATTTATGAGCTTTTAAAAGAGTTAAATAAAAAAATCTGCATAGTAGTTGTAAGCCATGATATTTCAGTTTTACTAAACTATGCAAAAAATGTTGCCCATATAAATAAAACTTTAGTTTATCACCATTTAAAAGTTGATGATAGTATTGAAATCTGTGATGAACATTTATGTGAAGTTGAACTCTTATCAGCTTTAGGTAAAACAGAGATCTGTTGTAACCATACCCATGGAGTACACTAA